The Phragmites australis chromosome 1, lpPhrAust1.1, whole genome shotgun sequence genomic interval CTCTCTACTCAGGAAGCTACACGATATCGCAGTGTTGTCAGGGCACTTCAATATGTAACCATGACACGACCTGATATATCTTTTGCTGTCAATAGAGTCTGTCAGTTCATGCAAAATCCTACTGAAGATCATTGGATTGCTGTGAAAAGGATATTGAGGTATCTAAAGTTCATTTCTACTGATGGCTTGAAAATGGGCCGCTCAAGGTCCACTCTTGTCAGTGCCTTCTCGGACGTAGATTGGGCTGGGTGCTCCGATGATCGTTGATCCACTAGAGGTTTTACTGTCTTTCTTGGATCAAATTTGGTATCTTGGAGCTCCAGGAAACAACAACAGTCCCAAGGTCGAGTACTGAATCTGAGTACAAGGCTCTAGCAAATGCTACTGCCGAACTAATATGGATATAGTCGTTACTCAAAGAATTGGGTATCCATCAGGCTCATGCTCTAGTTCTCTGGTGTGATAATCTGGGTGCGACATATCTTTCAACAAATCCAGTCCATGCAAGAACCAAATATATTGAAGTCGATTTTCATTTTGTTCGAGAGAGTGGCTAAAAAGACACTTGAGATTCGATTTGTATCATCAAAGGATCAAGTAGCAAACGGTCTGACAAAACCTTTATCAGCCGACGCATCAGAGATTTAATATTCGATCTCAATCTGGTTGCCAACCCGTTGagattgaggggggggggggggggctgtcAAACAACCTGATTATGGTtaacgatatatatatatatatataggtatatCTCTAGCTGTAACAAATCTGTTTGTAATCTTTATGATTTTCTGTTTCTTGTTTCCTACCTTGAAGGACAAGTAACAGCGCCCTCCACATGCTATAGATATGATATCCTGCGTGTTGAGATGATTGCGTTGTGATTTCATCAAATCATTGTGATCTGATTTTTCACAAAGAGACGAAGAGATTAAAGGCAAGGTGAGATCCCCACTTCCCTGGGACACAAATGTTTGTTCCTTGCAACACTAGTTCTGGCTCTCCATGCTCCGGCTCGGCGATGCCTTGCTTGTTCTCCCTGCTTTCCCTTGACCCCACCAGAGAACCTGCACAGGCGCCATCCTTCACCGGCAGGCCCCCTATAAGTACCGCTgcttctctcgctactcttatCACAAGTCACAACTCACACCTTGCTATAGCTCAAGGGCGATCCCTTAGCTTCTTGTCGACCTCGCTCGGTTAGTTCACTAGCCTCTCGGTGGATCTCATGGCATCGATGTCGATGAGCTCGTCGAGGGCGCAGTGGACGGCGAAGCAAAACAAGCTGTTCGAGCAGGCGCTGGCGGTGTACGACAAGGACACGCCGGACCGGTGGCACAACATCGCTCGCGCCGTGGGGGGAAAGTCGGCGGACGAGGTCAGGCGCTACTACGAGCTGCTCGTCCAGGACGTCAAGCACATCGAGGCAGGCAAGGTGCCCTTCCCCGCATACAGGTTCCCCGGCGGCGCACCCGGCTCCATGACCGTCGGCGGCTACGAGGCCGACAGGTACCGAGCTAGCTATTGACCAGCACATACATAAGTCGAGATGAACTCAAGCGCGCGCAcgtaatttgattttttttccgatATCACGCACACAAACCACACTGACACACCTCATGTTGCTTAATTTGGCCACTGCGATTCTGACACTTTACATATGAGTCAACCGAGATGAAAATGGAATAACTAAACAGAGAGTAGTTCCGGCTGGCTCACACTATATTATTAACTTTGAGGTATCCTGAAACAGACAGAGAGTACTAGCTGAATTCTAAGCTGGTTTTGTCCTAGATTCTTCGACGTACCATGCTGCAACTAGCTAGTGGAGAGGAGTTTCTGGGACctttaaatttgaaatttaggctTGAAGACTCGAATAGAATCCCCAAATTAGTAGGCCCCTTAACGGTTACTATGTGGGACTCCATGACCTCTGTTGGTCTGTTTGGCAAATCGAAAGCCACGACAGCTAATTTATCATGTTGGCATTTGGTACCAGTACATGGTACATATGCTGGACCGGCGCAACATAGTTTATTCATAATAATGGAATAACATTCTGGCCCTGCATCGTGAGATGCATAAATCCTGCAACATAAAAATGTAGATGCACTGAGAATTTGCTGGACAAATACCCGTCTGTCAGTTTGCCAGTTAGCTCTTGCATAAGATATCGGTGTATTTGGGGCATATATATGTCTGCTTCATCAACTTGTGACCAGAATCTCCTGCGTAAGGTCGTAAAATTGCATGCGGCTGATCTGCGAGTCTACTATCTGCAGGCTGAAGCACCTGAAAATCTAGGTGGCATTCAGGATGCATGTACGCACAGCGCGTGTGCCATGTGGCACGTGTGGCTACAAAGAAGCAACTCAAGCAAGTGGCCAGAGCATCCGTTGTAGATAAATCGATCTCCC includes:
- the LOC133916464 gene encoding protein RADIALIS-like 3 isoform X1; its protein translation is MASMSMSSSRAQWTAKQNKLFEQALAVYDKDTPDRWHNIARAVGGKSADEVRRYYELLVQDVKHIEAGKVPFPAYRFPGGAPGSMTVGGYEADRLKHLKI
- the LOC133916464 gene encoding protein RADIALIS-like 3 isoform X2; this translates as MASMSMSSSRAQWTAKQNKLFEQALAVYDKDTPDRWHNIARAVGGKSADEVRRYYELLVQDVKHIEAG